DNA from Candidatus Saccharimonadales bacterium:
AGCTCTTTGACCACTATTATCCTAAAATCTTTAACTATGTCTTTAGGCGAACTGCTGATTTTGAATCAGCGCAAGACATAACGGCAGAGACTTTTATAAAGTCGCTAGATAAAATTAAAACCTTTGAATGGCGAGGAATCCCCTTTTCGGCCTGGCTTTACCGAATTGCCAGTAACGAAATTGCCAATCACTTTAGAGATAAACATTCAAAAAACTCTTCGCTCGAGGCCTTGTTGGAGGAGCAAGGTTTTGAGCCAATAGACGAAACCGACATTCAGGCCGAACTTGAGGCTGCCGAAGAAGAAGTTTCACGTCATGTAAAATTTTTACAAGTTCAAAAACAGATTTTAAAGCTGCCGATAAAATATCAAGAAGTTTTGTCTCTTAGATATTTTGAAAATAAAACTATAGATGAAATTAGCCAAATAACCAACAAAAAACCTGGAACCGTTAAGTCACTTCTGTCGCGCGGCATCAAAAAACTACGCGAAAGTGCAACCAATTAAATAAGGTGCCGTTATAT
Protein-coding regions in this window:
- a CDS encoding RNA polymerase sigma factor, with translation MQKDKEQKIVELAKTDATAFGELFDHYYPKIFNYVFRRTADFESAQDITAETFIKSLDKIKTFEWRGIPFSAWLYRIASNEIANHFRDKHSKNSSLEALLEEQGFEPIDETDIQAELEAAEEEVSRHVKFLQVQKQILKLPIKYQEVLSLRYFENKTIDEISQITNKKPGTVKSLLSRGIKKLRESATN